CTATTCCTCGGAAACTATGTTGAATATATTCCATGTGTAGCTTGTTTAAATCTGAtaattcttcttgcgtatggcgtgcacagcctaaagtaggTCATGGGTAGACCTGTTTGTAATGTtcgtgcacgtcaggttgattacattagtcgaaacagggtggttgCAATCTCACACCCCAATCTAATAATGAATTGACTGATGAAAATGTGCTGAACTTGTGTTGAACGGCAAGTTCCTGAATGAGAATATTGAGAAGGTTTATCACAGTTCTTCCGATGTTAAAGATGTTGTTTTAGGCCGGTATGTTTTTCATAGCTGGGTTTGTCCTTTCACAGTGCTTGGTGTTGGCACCAACACGTGAGCTGGCACAGCAGGTGCAGCTGGTTTCTGAAGACTATGGGAAATCTTCACGGATAAAGAGTACATGTATTTATGGCGGTGCTCCCAAAGGCCCTCAAATCCGAGACCTGGAGAGAGGTATGTGGGACAATGACACACATTTTGTTTCACAAGTGTTACATTGTGCCAAAGTTGAAGCCTTCTGTATATGTTGATCCGACAAAGAAGGCTCTGGATTTTCAGGTTTTACTATTCCATCGATGCACAGGTATTATTTTGAAGCGATAACAAAATGTATTGAACAGAGCAGTGCAGATTATATGTTCTATGTGGACTTAAGTAAGGCCTTTGTCAAGTTACCACGTAAGAGATTGgcgttgacccgaaaagtcacccagtccttctttccagagctgcctgtcccactgaattattccagcattttgtgcctatatttgATCCAAACGGTTAGTGCCCAAATGATTCAGGACACATTGGAACATTGTACCAAAACTAGTTTGGTGATAGGAGGCAGAGGAAGGTGAAAGGTTATATTCATAATTAGAAGACTTTAACCCATGGAATAGCACATGGGTTGGTTCTAGAATACTTACTACTAATATACATGAACCTTCTGGTTATGAATAAAGGAGGTACGCTTATTAAATCATCTCGTAGTGTTGCTGGTAGGAGAGGGTCTTTGAGAAACCCCAATAGTGGTCATTTAGTGAGATGTACAGAGCAGTCACTGATACAATTTAATCCCCATaattgtgagatgttgcactttggacaGACTATATGAGGGTGAGACATGCAATATATGATAGGGCCTTGGGGAATACAGTAAACACGTTATAACGGaccatgttgggggggggggggtgttctttATTGTCTGCTGTGACCGAGTAAGGATCTCCTGCTATTGACATCACTGCCTGGAcactgggtcaaaatcctggagcgccatCACTGAGAGCCCAGTGGGACTTCTGTCACACACGCAGCGCAGCGGCACAAGAGGGCTGCCCGGCAACACCCGGTCCAGCGCTGCTGGGGAACAGCAATAGTTGCTGCCCATGTTGCTGATTACAGCCTTCAGAGGTTGAGTGCAAAATAGGAGGTGTACGGTGGTGGCATGAAAAGACATCGACCATACATGTTAATTCTGTTCCTCCTTCCAAAGACACTAACCTGCTGGGTGTAGAAAGTTCACTAAGTTGTTTGAGATGGTGATTTGTATTTTGCCTTGTTCTAGGAGTGGAAGTCTGCATTGCAACCCCAGGCCGTTTGATTGACTTTTTGGAAGCTGGAAAGACCAATCTTCGTCGTTGCACTTACCTAGTACTTGATGAAGCTGATCGCATGCTGGATATGGGCTTTGAGCCTCAAATTCGCAAAATCGTGGAGCAGATCAGGGTAAGGTTTTTTCCCTCTGTCAAGTGCTGCTCATTTATCTTGGACCTAAATATTCCTCATTCTGGCACAGTGCAATGTAATGCTAAATATATTCATGGCTGGGATATTAAGATTTTAGGAAATTGCAATTGGTGCTGTAGTTTCATGATGGAAAACCTCAAACGTTTCTTTCAGCCGGATAGACAGACTTTGATGTGGAGTGCCACTTGGCCAAAAGAGGTCCGGCAGCTGGCAGAGGACTTCTTACGGGAATATGTCCAGATCAATGTCGGAGCCCTGGAATTGAGTGCCAATCACAACATCCTCCAAATTATTGATGTGTGTCAGGAAACCGAGAAGGACTTGAAGTGAGTTGTTCAGTTTTTATAATTCATTGAATTGTATTATGACAGCTCGGTCGAGTCTTCCTGAAAATTGTCGTTAATGTTTGAATTTATACGTTTAATTATAGGCTGCTCCATCTGATGGAGGAAATTATGGCAGAGAAAGAAAACAAAACTATCATCTTTGTAGAAACTAAACGTCGTTGTGATGACCTGACCCGCAGGATGAGGAGAGACGGGTAAGCTCTATCTAACCTTCACAAACCGGGAGCCAGAACAATTAGCCTAAAGGACCTGCCCCACTTGGCAAATTTTTTTTGCCGACTGCcgacgtcattgactgacgtatcaggtcaccgaaaaatctgcggcatgatgacgtatgccgcgcagtgttttttcaagtgtcacaacatttttttgtcgccgctggattttgaaatgttcaaaatcatttAGCGACACTGATATaacgccagcagtcgccgaaaaattcgccaagtgggacaggccctttcagaTGTCAAATTTCAATGGATCACCATAATTGGTGTGCTTCGTTGAGGCAGGGTGAAAGGCACTTGTGGCTCTATACTgaatgaaaaacaaaataattattgCTGGAAACTTGATGTAAAAACTGATAATGCATGAGATTTGCAGCCGATCAAGTAGCAACTGTGAAGGAAGAAACCGTTAAGGTTTCAGGTCAATTGTAAAAATCACAGACCTGTGAATCACAGAACAATGTTTTATAGGATTGGGTACATTTTCTGTGGTAAGGGGTGAATAAGGGGGTGATGATGCTTATGGCAGTGGCAGCATCGTCTGATGAAGTTAATAAACCTGCGTTCACGTTTTAAAAATTAGATGCAGTATTGTTATATTAGCCTGCGTCGCACAAAGATATGAATAATAACATTATTTCATTCTTGTAGCTGGCCGGCAATGTGCATTCATGGAGATAAAAGTCAGCCGGAGAGAGATTGGGTCCTTAATGGTAAGATTAGAGAAAGGATAAGATATATAAGTAACAAAAAGTTGGGCCAGTTGGCGCCTCGATTCTGCTTTGGCACTCTGTCTGCTCAAATCTTGGCCTCAGTACTGCTTCTGCCCTGACTTTCCATTGTAATTTAGATGTCAATCTCTACTTTGACTCtatgcagggatgctgcctccaCACCTATCCCAAAGATATTCAACTCGAAAgatattccttctcatctctgTCTGAAACAGGCAActctttattctgaagctattctCCCCTGATTCTAGATACTTGCCATGAGAGAAACTATTCTGTGAACATCCTCTATCAATCCCCCTCAAATgttctgtttcaataagattgccatattcttctaaactcctgtgaCTATAGGCCTAACTTGCTAAATCGTTCTTCATATGTCAACTTTTTCATTCGTGGAATCACCACGCTTGAGTTTCACGTTTGGCAGCTTGTTGCAAGCAAAGGTTAAATACAGTAAATAAATAGCAGTCAGTGATTATATGGTATCATCTTGTAATGAATTGCTAAAATATTTCATAAATTGTGGCTTTTTAAAATTTTGTCTACTGTAATTTGTTGCACATTGCACAGATGAAATCAGATTCCATAACATACACAACAACTTAGAAAAAGCATTAGTCCATTGAACATTTatcgactaatgcccctgtcccactaggctATATTTTAGCCGaccacaggtgactaggctgtcgccagggtgtcgcctgtatggtcatgagtagtctcctcagttgcccaaagaattgtgccgtttttctggtcaccactggattttgaaatgttctaaacttttcggcgacagttggcttaaCGCCAgtaagcgtagcttgacttctcctgacgtaggtgctgttgtatggtgtcgccaggatgacgtaggttgtcgccggtgctgactatggtgaattccattggcgactatctACATCaaccggcaactgaattgtcttaccttgtcgtagcttttcgtgggtggacgtaggtgtggtcgtaggtggatgccctaatgggtcgccagttgtcggtagcttgccatagctggACGTcggctaggtggtaggttgttgtagactttTCCAGTCGCCGGTTGCTCGGCAATTTGCTACGACTTTGACAGATGCCGAAcaaatcgcctagtgggacaggcctataccTGACTAAACTCTTGAAAAAAATTCCCAGGTTCTTCATATAATACCAAGCCCAAAATATGCACTCTACAACCTTCACATCCTGAATTAACCCCTGGTTTGATTTTATACATTAACTTGACCATTTCTCCAATCTTGGAGCATAGCAGTTTCCATGAGACTAGAAATGGTGCCATTATctcaatcctatacccagaataaTTTTCAAGTTAATCAATTTGTGCTTGTGATTCTACTGTTTCACCAACTGGACCTATTCAATCTGGTTACTTTCTTTCTGTGCTCAAATAACAAGAGGGAATCTGCATCATTTTTACACCGGAGACCTTGTTTATGTTTTTCAACAGTCCAAACTAGTGCAGATGCTGGCAATAAATGAAAACTGAAATGACTGGatattctcagcaggtcaggcagcatctctggaaagtgaGAGAAGCTGCTAATGTTTCAATCCTTTGGCTTTTTGAAGTTAAAAGTTAGTGAAACTATAGGCAATATTCCAAATAATTTCTCAACAGTAATTTGTGCCCAGGTGCCCTTTGTTCTTTAGTTCAGCAGCTGATTCATGTGGGTTACGTCCCTAAATTGACCTTTTATATCTTGTTGGTTGTCCTTGTATTGGTTACTATGTTATGCATTCATTATTTTCAAATTCCACTAATTGAATTAAACCCTGAACTTCTGTAAAGCACAATAAATTATTTCCTTAATCTTAATGACTTTACGAATAATGCCTGAGCCAAGAAGTGGTAATGCCAGGAGTTCCCAAATCCCCACTTGTGAGACTTAATATCTTTGAGGATCTCCCTGGTTATTTAAATATCATTCATTCTCAACTCTCTTTGTTCTTTTCTTGCCTGTCAGGTTtgtatgttcttttatgtctgttTTACAAATTGTCTGGCATTTGATTAATTAAACTCGACATAATTTGATGTTGCATGTCATTAATGATGTGGTATTATATTTAGCCCAATAGTTCCATGCTCCTGAAGTAACATCCCCTTTTGTAATAGTTGTTTGTTAATGTTTAATACCGTATCTACTTGTGCAATGCTTAATGCATTGTTGTATCAAATATTGTTCATCGTATATGACTCGTTCCTGCAACAAGGTGGTTTGTACATTTTAGTGTAACAGTGTACGTTGAATTGCTGTCATATGCCTAGCGCTGTTTTCCAATGTTAAGGACACGATATAAATTACTTTGATCTGCGCAAATTATTCTTATTCATCTTGGCATGAGTATTTTGACAACTAATTTACCATATTCTGCGTCCTTTTAGATATACCCCTATGtattaaaaagatgaaaagacacaaagttttttgtttttttaataaatacTTTTCTATTCTTTCTACAGAATTCCGATCAGGAAAGGCACCCATCCTAATTGCAACTGATGTTGCATCTCGAGGTTTAGGTTTGTACTTGACTTGTTTATAGACCAAGCTCTGAATTGTTCTAACTTGGGAGAACTGGTAGTTAAAGTGATGAACCATGATTTCCTCGCCATCTTGAGTGTGTTAACTAAGTGgcttaattttgtttttaaatatctCTTTGTTTTTGTATTAAGGTACAGGCCTGCGGCAAGGCCTAGGCATGACAAAACGAGCACCAAGAGGGAGAGGAGATATCCATCTACCGCCACCTACATAAACCAAGCTTAGCCTTACTGCGTGGGGCCTTTAACCCCTATGCACTGGGCTGGCTGTCCAAAATTTGGGGTCTTCGGATAATGTTTACCCCATCTGCCGTTATCCAGCTCGCCCTGGCACTGTCTGGTTCAACCTCTGCAGTAGATTGGTTTGTTAAATAAATAGGGTCTTCAGATAATGTGTTTGCCAACTGACTGAATTTCCATCTTGACCTGGTCATATTGGGATTAAGCCCTGTTCCAGGCTGTTTTGGAGAGCACTGTATAGGGTGCTTCAGAAATTCTGAATGGAGCTGAATTTATAGCTGGCTGAACTCTCGTTTTAGTTGAGATTTTTGATACATGACAGATTTTGCCCGTTTCTGACAAGGGATATTTTAATTGTGGGAATATACATTTGATAATGTAT
This DNA window, taken from Amblyraja radiata isolate CabotCenter1 chromosome 38, sAmbRad1.1.pri, whole genome shotgun sequence, encodes the following:
- the ddx17 gene encoding probable ATP-dependent RNA helicase DDX17 isoform X2: MRGFGGDRDRGRDRGSNGPRFGGSSSMGKKFGQPGERLRKKKWDMDELPKFEKNFYVEHPEVVRLTPYDIEDFRRKKEITLKGADCPKPVFQFHQANFPSYVMDVLCSLNFVEPTPIQCQGFPAALSGRDMVGIAQTGSGKTLAYLLPAIVHINHQPFLERGDGPICLVLAPTRELAQQVQLVSEDYGKSSRIKSTCIYGGAPKGPQIRDLERGVEVCIATPGRLIDFLEAGKTNLRRCTYLVLDEADRMLDMGFEPQIRKIVEQIRPDRQTLMWSATWPKEVRQLAEDFLREYVQINVGALELSANHNILQIIDVCQETEKDLKLLHLMEEIMAEKENKTIIFVETKRRCDDLTRRMRRDGWPAMCIHGDKSQPERDWVLNEFRSGKAPILIATDVASRGLGTGLRQGLGMTKRAPRGRGDIHLPPPT